One window of Branchiostoma lanceolatum isolate klBraLanc5 chromosome 8, klBraLanc5.hap2, whole genome shotgun sequence genomic DNA carries:
- the LOC136440706 gene encoding QRFP-like peptide receptor: protein MEMYRDFQDNGSSPYNVSDMTGKFMFAAPGCKGMTFEDCIKWQFLYSYTQPTSMALITLYGLSFLVGVVVNFLVLYVILTEKHMHSVANVYIVNLAVCDLLVLFLCIPMNMGREIYRNYIYGEVICKFFPYMQAVAVSSSVLSHTAISLDRYYAICKPLQSRGRSVKKSTMPVLFSIWVIAIIIMFPLAYFNSITSVNLAVPIDLEILSCQESWPSTPWKLGYNIALFVILLCVPCIVMAINYVLIAFKLWNQKAELFAQDSGSRPNTPRGSRQDSPSTRQSMGRRRVVKVFVVLAIVFTASWLPYYILNIWLDLQPEEQLEEVALLMFDFALCLGISNSAVNPVCYCFLSKPLQKALQQKCKKKSQQQSTSVRLTLTQLSVQADPSLSIHSRHRHCHSHLLRSQSTIH from the coding sequence ATGGAGATGTACAGAGATTTTCAGGATAACGGATCCTCTCCGTACAATGTGAGTGACATGACGGGCAAGTTCATGTTCGCTGCGCCCGGCTGCAAGGGCATGACATTTGAAGACTGTATCAAGTGGCAGTTTCTATACTCTTACACCCAGCCAACAAGTATGGCCCTTATAACTCTGTACGGCCTAAGCTTTCTCGTTGGAGTCGTGGTCAACTTCCTTGTCCTGTACGTCATCCTGACAGAAAAGCACATGCACTCTGTGGCAAACGTCTATATCGTAAACTTGGCGGTCTGTGACCTGCTCGTGCTGTTCCTCTGCATACCGATGAACATGGGGCGTGAGATCTACAGAAACTACATTTACGGAGAGGTGATATGTAAGTTCTTTCCCTACATGCAAGCCGTGGCAGTCTCTTCAAGCGTGCTGTCCCACACGGCGATCAGCCTGGACCGATACTACGCCATCTGCAAGCCCCTGCAGAGTCGCGGGCGGTCCGTGAAGAAGAGCACGATGCCCGTGCTGTTCTCCATCTGGGTcatcgccatcatcatcatgtttccGTTAGCTTACTTCAACTCCATCACCTCGGTTAACCTGGCCGTGCCCATCGATTTGGAGATCCTGAGCTGCCAGGAGTCCTGGCCCTCCACGCCCTGGAAGCTGGGCTACAACATCGCGCTTTTCGTGATCCTGCTGTGCGTGCCCTGCATCGTCATGGCCATCAACTACGTCCTGATCGCCTTCAAACTGTGGAACCAGAAGGCGGAACTGTTCGCACAGGACAGCGGTAGCCGCCCCAACACTCCCCGCGGAAGCAGGCAGGACAGCCCCAGCACGCGCCAGTCCATGGGCAGAAGGAGGGTCGTCAAGGTCTTCGTGGTGCTTGCCATCGTCTTCACAGCCTCCTGGCTTCCATACTACATCCTGAACATTTGGCTGGACCTCCAGCCAGAGGAACAGTTGGAGGAAGTGGCACTGCTGATGTTCGACTTTGCCCTGTGTCTGGGAATCTCGAACTCCGCTGTCAACCCCGTTTGCTACTGTTTCCTGTCCAAACCTCTCCAGAAGGCGCTTCAACAGAAGTGCAAGAAGAAATCACAGCAACAAAGCACTAGCGTCCGTCTGACACTTACCCAGCTTTCTGTCCAAGCAGACCCCAGCCTTAGTATCCACAGCAGACACAGGCATTGTCACTCGCACTTATTGAGAAGCCAATCGACCATACATTGA